Part of the Lebetimonas natsushimae genome is shown below.
TAACCCTAATTTTTTAATACATTATGATGATGATATAAAATATGTAATAAATAACGGCAGTTATCTGTATATTTTTACAATTGACGGAAGAGTTGTAAAACTTGATACTGATTTGAAAAAAATAAAAGAAATAAAATTGCCCTATGCATCTTTTTCACTTCCGAGCGTGTGCAATGGCAAAATATATACTGTTGAATATGAAGACTATTTAATAGAAATTGATAAAAATTTAAATTACAAAGTGTATGAGGGTGATTTTGATACGGACGAACCTTTAAAAATTCAAAATTGTAAAATTTATAATGATAACAAGGTGTTTGTTATTGAGTAGGTATTTAGAGGCTTTTTTAGAATATCTGCTGATAAACAAAGGCGTAAGCCAAAATACATATGAGGCATATAAAAGGGATCTGGTCCAGTTTGAAAAATTTATTGAAAAGCCGATTATTGAAGCAGATTCTCAGGATGTAATTAAATTTCTTTCAAGTATTGAGAATAAAAGAAGTCTAAACAGAAAATTAAGCGCAATTAATTCATTTTTTGATTTTGCATATAAAAGGAATTTTGTCGGTGAAAAATTTAAAATTAAACAGGCAAAAATACCAAAGACACTTCCAAAATATTTAACAAAAGAAGAAATTTTAAATGCAATATCGCATATAGATTCAAATGCCTCATGGTTTGAATTAAGAGACAGGGCATTGATTTTGTTTTTATATGCCACAGGTCTTAGAATAAGTGAAGCGTTGAATACAAAAACAGGTGATATAGAAAACGGATGGGTGAAAGTTGAAATGGCAAAAGGCGAAAAGCAGAGAATCGTGCCAATTGCCGATATAGCATTAAATGCCTTGAAAGAATATCTGCATAAAAGACCATGCAGCACTGAAATAATTTTTGTAAATAAAAACTGCGATAAACTTAGTCGTATTTCCGCTTTTAATATAACCAAAAAATATCTTAATGTATCTCCGCATGTACTCAGACATTCTTTTGCAACTGCACTTGTTCTGGGCGGTGCTGATTTAAGGGTGGTTCAGGAACTTTTAGGTCATGCTTCGCTGAATACTACTCAAATATATACACATATACAAAAAGAAAATCTTAAAGAAACGGTACTTAAATATCATCCTCTTGAAGAACTTTGAATTAACGGAAAATTGATGATGGATAATGTAAAATGAAAAAGTGTGTGGATATTTTAAGAAAAAATAATATAGTCTGTAAAAAGTTACAAAAAATTGAATTAAACACCAGGAAAAAAATAAATGCATATATGGGGGTTAATATAAAAAATGAATATTGTATCGTTTTTGAAATATTAAAAAAAAGCAGATTTTTAAATAAAGATTATGAGGAACTTTTAAAATTTTTACCAGATGTTAATTTCAGATATAAAAAAAAGATTTTAATTTTACATTCCCCGATTTGCAGCAGGGTTAAAGAAAAAATGAAAGAGTGGAAAATCATTTTAACGGATAATATATAATGAATAATGAAAAATTAATACTTGTGGATATAGGCAATACCAATTTTCATATATGGGAAAATGGATATATTTATGACTTAAAACAGGCTGACAAATTAGAAGGCAGGGTATTTTATATAAGCGTAAATGAAAAAAAAGAAAAAGAATTTTTAAGTTTAAATCCTGATGCGGTTAATTTAAAAGAATATGTAAAGTTTGATACAGATTATAAAAAACTGGGAATTGACAGAATAATGGCCTGTAAAACAGTTGAAATCGGAACAGTAATTGATGCAGGAAGTGCAGTAACAGTAGATTTTATGAAAAAAGGTAAGCACCTAGGAGGAATTATATTTCCGGGAATTTTTGCATATAAAAAGGCTTTTGCTACAATTTCAGATAAATTAAATAAAGATTTCAGAAAACCTGATGATTTTCCAATTTCAACTGAGGAAGCCCTGTGGAGCGGGAGTATTGGTAGTATAATTTGTATGATTGAAAAATACGGCATTAAACCTGTTTATCTCACAGGCGGAGACGGTAAATATTTAAATCAGTTTATCGACGGAATTTATATTGAGGATTTGGTTTTTAAAGGAATGAAACAGACTTTAATTGAAAATGGAAAATGGAGAATGTATAATGAAAAATAAAGGAATCATATGAAAATAGCATTGCCAAAAGGCAGGATTGCCGAAGAGGTTTTGGAAATATTTGAACAGATATTTAATGAAAAGTTTGAATTTGAAAGCAGAAAACTGGTATTTGAAAAAAGCGGATTTAAATTTATGAATGTCAGAAACTGGGATGTTGCTACATATGTTGAAAAACAGGCTGCTGATATTGGAGTTGTAGGTTTTGATGTAATAACTGAGCTTAATTCTGATGTGCTTGAACTTTTTGATCTGGGGCTTGGAAAATGCAGGGTTTCAGTTGCCGGGATAAAAGGTGATGATTCTTATAAAAACAAAACCCAGATAGTTGTAGCCACAAAGCTTGTTAATATTGCTAAAAATTATTTTAATCAAAAAGGAATTCCTGCTAAAATTATTAAGCTTAACGGTTCTATTGAATTAGCCCCTCTTGTGGGACTCAGCGATGTGATTGTAGATATTGTCCAAACTGGCGGAACTTTAAGGGAAAACGGAATGGAGGAAAAAGAAGTTATTATGTATTCATCCGCAAGACTTATTGCTAATAAAAATTCTTTTATTGAAAAGAAAAAAGAAATTTTGGATTTGCTTGATAGGATAAAGGAAGTTTATAAAACTAGAAAGAAATGAAAAAAATAGCATTAATTTTAATATCAACAATTATAAGTATAAGCTGTAATATCTATTTTCCTTCTGCTGTAAGTGTTGATTCAAAAAAGTTATTTTTAATTAATTTAAAAACATCAGATAATAAAAAAATTTTATATATAGATAAAAATACACAAATTAATTCATCAAATATAGGTGAGATTATAGTAACTAAATCAAATGTTAAAATTACTTTTAAATTTCCTTTTACAAAAAATTCTCTGACAAACATTCAAAAAATAAAAAAAATTGAGGATAAAACGGGAAGCGTTACTTTAATATTTAAAGGTGGGGATTATTATATTGAAAATTTAATTGTAAATGACTATGATAAACAAAATTCTTTAAAAACAACTTTTAAAATAAAAACTCCAAATAACAGCAGAATATTTGTAAAAAATTGTGAAATAAAAAATTATAAAAATACTTCTTTTAATGTTGCTTTAAATAAAAATAATTATCCAAATGCTTTATTGCTTTACAGTTTAAACAATTTTAAAATAGATATAAAAGGACAGTTGTTAGGAAATTTTTATTTTTACGGGTATAAGGATTTTTATTTAAAAGCAAATCCGAATAGTTTAGTAAAAGGAGCAATTCATATTGATGGAAAATTTATTAATGATAAAGTAAAAATAAAATATATAAAACCAAAAGATATGTATAAACTTGTTGTATGCAATACCTTACCTCCTAGAGTGAATGAAAAAATAAATAATCAGACACTGCTTGGAATTGATGTAAATAATAACGGTATTAGGGATGATATTGAAAGGTGGGTAGTTAAAAATTATTCAAAAGCGAAATATTCTAAAGTCAAAATTGCAATTGCTCTGCAGTATGCTAAAGCAG
Proteins encoded:
- a CDS encoding type III pantothenate kinase, coding for MNNEKLILVDIGNTNFHIWENGYIYDLKQADKLEGRVFYISVNEKKEKEFLSLNPDAVNLKEYVKFDTDYKKLGIDRIMACKTVEIGTVIDAGSAVTVDFMKKGKHLGGIIFPGIFAYKKAFATISDKLNKDFRKPDDFPISTEEALWSGSIGSIICMIEKYGIKPVYLTGGDGKYLNQFIDGIYIEDLVFKGMKQTLIENGKWRMYNEK
- the hisG gene encoding ATP phosphoribosyltransferase; this translates as MKIALPKGRIAEEVLEIFEQIFNEKFEFESRKLVFEKSGFKFMNVRNWDVATYVEKQAADIGVVGFDVITELNSDVLELFDLGLGKCRVSVAGIKGDDSYKNKTQIVVATKLVNIAKNYFNQKGIPAKIIKLNGSIELAPLVGLSDVIVDIVQTGGTLRENGMEEKEVIMYSSARLIANKNSFIEKKKEILDLLDRIKEVYKTRKK
- a CDS encoding tyrosine-type recombinase/integrase, which translates into the protein MSRYLEAFLEYLLINKGVSQNTYEAYKRDLVQFEKFIEKPIIEADSQDVIKFLSSIENKRSLNRKLSAINSFFDFAYKRNFVGEKFKIKQAKIPKTLPKYLTKEEILNAISHIDSNASWFELRDRALILFLYATGLRISEALNTKTGDIENGWVKVEMAKGEKQRIVPIADIALNALKEYLHKRPCSTEIIFVNKNCDKLSRISAFNITKKYLNVSPHVLRHSFATALVLGGADLRVVQELLGHASLNTTQIYTHIQKENLKETVLKYHPLEEL